The following is a genomic window from Plectropomus leopardus isolate mb chromosome 3, YSFRI_Pleo_2.0, whole genome shotgun sequence.
GAGCAGTCGTATcgttttaatcctttgaaatctgaacaaactggctttatttctttctcaaaCATGGGAAGAGACTCAACTCAAGAataaatggccccaaaattagcagaaaattacAAGATAATTACATAAGAATGAACagggaaaaaagtttaaaaaacaacaaaaaatgaccccaagaaagtggtgaaaatgtttttttttctgtaacgacagaaatggaaatattaagaaaagtataattatattttatggtcatttttcctgatttttgtttgttctgagttttgtttttctagttGTTTCTAATACCCCCCCCCCAGATAATTTCCAGATTATTTCCTGTCACCTTTTAGGATTTCTtgccaagcttttttttccccgttttttttttttgtttgtttttttgggaaagaaatcaaaccaattttctcaggtttctcagagtttttttaaatgccagtgaaaagtgtctgaatgcagtaaaaaaaaaaaagaaaagtaaattgAGGTTATTATAActcagccaaaaacattttgagttttcatAACAATCATTTTCCTCAGGGAGACGCTTCTCTGGGTTTTCTAACTCTTTATTGAGGTCAGTTTAAATAATCTTAAAGTTATTTCTGTCTTCGACAAGAGAACTTCTGCAGGTTTTCCACCCTGAACAAATTATTACAGAACCAACTTCTAAAGTTGAACACGTGGATGCTGGTAAACGTCACACCCCTCCTCAACGCGGCCGCAGCCGGAGGGATGTCTCAGCATTTTACAGTATATTAGACAAAAACTAGAAACAGTAAGAATACACAAAACCAATCAGTACCGTCTGTCGTGTTTGTGAAAACGTGCTAAAAAAGAAGTTCGGAGGACAGAGGCAGCTCTCCAAGACACGTCCGTGGGATATTAGAAAATTTCACACCCGTGTGAGTGTTTTGTCAGCGGGGCGCTGCAGCTGTCTGGATTCCTGAGGGGCCGGGGGTGGAACAATAGCTCCTCAGTCAGGCCTCTTTTCCAGAAAATACTGTAGTTTGTCCTTTCAAAGCTCTACGTTGATGCTGTTAGTGAGCCGGCTACAGTTAAGAATCGGTAATGCTCCAGATTACTGCCACTCTGAGTCTCAGGCTGGACGGAAAAAGCCACGCAGGTGAGCGCGGCCGATGCTCGCCACCCGGGATCCTGGCAGTCACCTCCCAAGAAAGACCCGTCTCGGGCTTTTTATGGCACTCGCCTGCAGGGGATTTGACGAAGGATTAGTGCTACTAAaaggacagaaggacagaggcCGGCCGGTGTAACGGCGGCACAAACCGGCCTCTCTTCTTGTGTATTTCCCGTCCTGCGTTCTCTCTATCTGCATTAGAtcctgctgttgttaaacactgtaaaaaaaaaaaacaacaaaaaaacgctGCCTGCTCCCTTTTCCAAACTCATCTGTGTGTGATCGGGTGCTCACTCCACTTGGATTTTCTCCAGGTGGTTGACCCGCCTCGGCCCAAAGAAAACAACTCGAGAGGGTTCAGGCTCGCGAGCTCCCAGTGGACCACATTCCAGCTGcttgttttcttatttcacCTTCGGCCCTCAGCGTTGAACACCAGACCCCtgcgagagagaaaaaagtttaaaataaacctttaaGTTATGATGCAGCTGCGCTCTGAAACAGATACAGAGCACAAAGACCACAAACAGTTCGGTCAGGGCTGGGCGACATCGAGAAAAGCAAATATCACGACATTTTCGCCCAGATACGCCGATATTGTGGTCGACTCTTGGCGAGGTGACATTTGATTTGTGAAAGAGGTTGGAGATGGGCTGGAAGTTCAGTCCAGGTTTCTTGGGGATCGAGCTGATCGCTGCCAGTTTGAGAGAGTGGGAACCGAACCGGAGCCGAGGGAGGAGTTAATCGTTTGGGTTAAGTATGGAGAGATGGCTGGAGACAGATTTTCACCACATTTAAAGGGACGGGGTCAAGAGTACTGGGAGAACTTTTCGTTCCGAAAGTGATGGTAGACAGGTCGGTCGGGGAAACGAGGCTTTTTTAAGTTCATTGTTGAGAAAAGGGACTTGGGGTTTGAGGAGCCCGAGTGGATAATTCGTGAACGGCAGGAGGACGGAGCGGTGTCTTTGTGTCCATGCAGGAAGTCTGAGCAGGCTTGAAGACGGACAGTTAAAGCGGTTTTATGTAGAGTCTTTCGAGCTGGCGTTTGCGTGATTTCATTTGGCCGAGTTCAGGGGAACTGACCCTGACAGGAAGTCCTCCGCCACAGTGAACTGCATTTATACAGGACATGGTACGTTCTGATAGACACTTGTAGCTGAGAAAATGACCCACGGCAactatcagaatgacctacgatagatggatggatagatggatagatagatggatggatagatggatggatagatggatagaacTTTAATAGTGCTTTTCCaggtactcaaagacactttacatgaaatacagaaagaaaaacacaaagagatgcaaaattgagaatacaaaataataaaaaacactaacatgAACAGAACTGATAGAGATCCAAGAACAGAAAAAGCAATAGTCGGGAAATGAAAGCTCAGATTTGGGGAGGCAGGAACTGTATTAGTGGAGTAGGGTAAGTCTGAGTTGaggatgtttattattattatcgtatttttttgtacataagTAACGTACTGATAATCCTGTAAAATGCTCTTGATGTTAACATTTGCAGTTGGTCCATGGCAGCTTGTGTTTTCTATGATGAATGATTAACATCATTATGGATTCGTAGAATCGCTCAGAGAGTTTTCAGTAATTGCATAGTTGCATATTTAATGTcctgagtacttttactgctcTGTTACACGCTCTTTGTCACTGTGCAGCTGAACTCTCACTGCTGCACTTTAATCCAGTTATTACTGTAACATGCCGAGGCAGTCTCGTCATTTTAGTGCATTTTCTTCATTCATTATAGCCTTACAttgtaataaaacatatttacatagcAGCAGGAAGCCATTTTGGAAGTGGCCGCCATCATCGTGAGAACGCCGGTCTGCGGCGGCCCGATATCCAGATTTCTTCTAAACACATGAAGCtatatttgtaccaaatttggtgCTTTTATCACATGATGAACGATTTGTTAGCTAAGCCGCCCCCAAATAGTCAAGTCCAGGTTCAAACGTCAGTAATGAAGACAGAAGTGTTTCACGCACACTGCTCTGGCGTAGAGGGGTTTGCTCCAAATTTTAGAGGAAGTTGTGAGCGCTGCTGGCACGTAGCAACGGATTCACTCTCACAGCCATCAGAGGCTTCAAGCAGTGACCTTCACAAAGTTTCACAACCATGCAGCTTCTTTCGTATAAAAGCAGAGCAGAAATGAGCGGGCAGGTACGTTCAGGAGGACACAAAGTTTATCTCTTTGTGTCTATTTCTAGtccttttgtgcatttttgagttcactttgtatctctttgtaataattttatatctttttgggatcattttttgtctctttatagtcgtttcttgtttctttatagttattttgcttctctttgtgtCAAATTTGCACTAACTTATTGtcgtttgtgtctttttgggttCNNNNNNNNNNNNNNNNNNNNNNNNNNNNNNNNNNNNNNNNNNNNNNNNNNNNNNNNNNNNNNNNNNNNNNNNNNNNNNNNNNNNNNNNNNNNNNNNNNNNNNNNNNNNNNNNNNNNNNNNNNNNNNNNNNNNNNNNNNNNNNNNNNNNNNNNNNNNNNNNNNNNNNNNNNNNNNNNNNNNNNNNNNNNNNNNNNNNNNNNNNNNNNNNNNNNNNNNNNNNNNNNNNNNNNNNNNNNNNNNNNNNNNNNNNNNNNNNNNNNNNNNNNNNNNNNNNNNNNNNNNNNNNNNNNNNNNNNNNNNNNNNNNNNNNNNNNNNNNNNNNNNNNNNNNNNNNNNNNNNNNNNNNNNNNNNNNNNNNNNNNNNNNNNNNNNNNNNNNNNNNNNNNNNNNNNNNNNNNNNNNNNNNNNNNNNNNNNNNNNNNNNNNNNNNNNNNNNNNNNNNNNNNNNNNNNNNNNNNNNNNNNNNNNNNNNNNNNNNNNNNNNNNNNNNNNNNNNNNNNNNNNNNNNNNNNNNNNNNNNNNNNNNNNNNNNNNNNNNNNNNNNNNNNNNNNNNNNNNNNNNNNNNNNNNNNNNNNNNNNNNNNNNNNNNNNNNNNNNNNNNNNNNNNNNNNNNNNNNNNNNNNNNNNNNNNNNNNNNNNNNNNNNNNNNNNNNNNNNNNNNNNNNNNNNNNNNNNNNNNNNNNNNNNNNNNNNNNNNNNNNNNNNNNNNNNNNNNNNNNNNNNNNNNNNNNNNNNNNNNNNNNNNNNNNNNNNNNNNNNNNNNNNNNNNNNNNNNNNNNNNNNNNNNNNNNNNNNNNNNNNNNNNNNNNNNNNNNNNNNNNNNNNNNNNNNNNNNNNNNNNNNNNNNNNNNNNNNNNNNNNNNNNNNNNNNNNNNNNNNNNNNNNNNNNNNNNNNNNNNNNNNNNNNNNNNNNNNNNNNNNNNNNNNNNNNNNNNNNNNNNNNNNNNNNNNNNNNNNNNNNNNNNNNNNNNNNNNNNNNNNNNNNNNNNNNNNNNNNNNNNNNNNNNNNNNNNNNNNNNNNNNNNNNNNNNNNNNNNNNNNNNNNNNNNNNNNNNNNNNNNNNNNNNNNNNNNNNNNNNNNNNNNNNNNNNNNNNNNNNNNNNNNNNNNNNNNNNNNNNNNNNNNNNNNNNNNNNNNNNNNNNNNNNNNNNNNNNNNNNNNNNNNNNNNNNNNNNNNNNNNNNNNNNNNNNNNNNNNNNNNNNNNNNNNNNNNNNNNNNNNNNNNNNNNNNNNNNNNNNNNNNNNNNNNNNNNNNNNNNNNNNNNNNNNNNNNNNNNNNNNNNNNNNNNNNNNNNNNNNNNNNNNNNNNNNNNNNNNNNNNNNNNNNNNNNNNNNNNNNNNNNNNNNNNNNNNNNNNNNNNNNNNNNNNNNNNNNNNNNNNNNNNNNNNNNNNNNNNNNNNNNNNNNNNNNNNNNNNNNNNNNNNNNNNNNNNNNNNNNNNNNNNNNNNNNNNNNNNNNNNNNNNNNNNNNNNNNNNNNNNNNNNNNNNNNNNNNNNNNNNNNNNNNNNNNNNNNNNNNNNNNNNNNNNNNNNNNNNNNNNNNNNNNNNNNNNNNNNNNNNNNNNNNNNNNNNNNNNNNNNNNNNNNNNNNNNNNNNNNNNNNNNNNNNNNNNNNNNNNNNNNNNNNNNNNNNNNNNNNNNNNNNNNNNNNNNNNNNNNNNNNNNNNNNNNNNNNNNNNNNNNNNNNNNNNNNNNNNNNNNNNNNNNNNNNNNNNNNNNNNNNNNNNNNNNNNNNNNNNNNNNNNNNNNNNNNNNNNNNNNNNNNNNNNNNNNNNNNNNNNNNNNNNNNNNNNNNNNNNNNNNNNNNNNNNNNNNNNNNNNNNNNNNNNNNNNNNNNNNNNNNNNNNNNNNNNNNNNNNNNNNNNNNNNNNNNNNNNNNNNNNNNNNNNNNNNNNNNNNNNNNNNNNNNNNNNNNNNNNNNNNNNNNNNNNNNNNNNNNNNNNNNNNNNNNNNNNNNNNNNNNNNNNNNNNNNNNNNNNNNNNNNNNNNNNNNNNNNNNNNNNNNNNNNNNNNNNNNNNNNNNNNNNNNNNNNNNNNNNNNNNNNNNNNNNNNNNNNNNNNNNNNNNNNNNNNNNNNNNNNNNNNNNNNNNNNNNNNNNNNNNNNNNNNNNNNNNNNNNNNNNNNNNNNNNNNNNNNNNNNNNNNNNNNNNNNNNNNNNNNNNNNNNNNNNNNNNNNNNNNNNNNNNNNNNNNNNNNNNNNNNNNNNNNNNNNNNNNNNNNNNNNNNNNNNNNNNNNNNNNNNNNNNNNNNNNNNNNNNNNNNNNNNNNNNNNNNNNNNNNNNNNNNNNNNNNNNNNNNNNNNNNNNNNNNNNNNNNNNNNNNNNNNNNNNNNNNNNNNNNNNNNNNNNNNNNNNNNNNNNNNNNNNNNNNNNNNNNNNNNNNNNNNNNNNNNNNNNNNNNNNNNNNNNNNNNNNNNNNNNNNNNNNNNNNNNNNNNNNNNNNNNNNNNNNNNNNNNNNNNNNNNNNNNNNNNNNNNNNNNNNNNNNNNNNNNNNNNNNNNNNNNNNNNNNNNNNNNNNNNNNNNNNNNNNNNNNNNNNNNNNNNNNNNNNNNNNNNNNNNNNNNNNNNNNNNNNNNNNNNNNNNNNNNNNNNNNNNNNNNNNNNNNNNNNNNNNNNNNNNNNNNNNNNNNNNNNNNNNNNNNNNNNNNNNNNNNNNNNNNNNNNNNNNNNNNNNNNNNNNNNNNNNNNNNNNNNNNNNNNNNNNNNNNNNNNNNNNNNNNNNNNNNNNNNNNNNNNNNNNNNNNNNNNNNNNNNNNNNNNNNNNNNNNNNNNNNNNNNNNNNNNNNNNNNNNNNNNNNNNNNNNNNNNNNNNNNNNNNNNNNNNNNNNNNNNNNNNNNNNNNNNNNNNNNNNNNNNNNNNNNNNNNNNNNNTTTTCAAGTAATctacttttagtttttacaggttttttttgctcattttggggaattttcttctttctttgctcattgccttattcccatgttattgaaagaaataaagccactttgtcaaagggttaatacgtttatttaaaaaaaaatcatcataatcatatatttgaaatcactttttcaaaattattaagatttttaagcatttttaaagttttgtttcttcttctttttatactttcctgttttttaaaaaagatttttttttttattaatttaattatttttgattattttcaagtaatctacttttagtttttacagtttttttgctcattttggggaaatttcctctttctttgttcattgccttcttcccatgttattgaaagaaataaagccactttgtcctggtttcaaagggttaatacgcttatttaaaaaaaaaaaaaaaaaaaaaaaagtaaatatatatatatttactttttttttgaataaacgttttttttttaaaaaaaataaacgttTTCTTTCGACGTATCAGGGGTATATAAATCAGAATATCACtacaaaagcataattttttaacatgttatgtTGTGATAGTGAGTTTGGGCTGGTGGTCAGCCGGGTGCTCATGGCAACGCGCATGCGCAGAGACTCACTTCCCAGTCTAAACTCCACACTGGACCGCAGCCTTCAGTCATTTCACAGTTAAgctaaataaacaacagaaatgGCTGCTGAGCCGGATCCAAGAAGCATTTCGTTGCCTGTTTTTGGGATAGTAATAGCAGTAGTATCAAGCTTCATCAATGGGTCGACATTTGTGCtccaaaaaaagggaattttacGCTCTCGCGACAGAGGTAGCGTGACAGCGCAGATAAGTAGACGAGCATtagctttatttaaaaacagctgcactGACACAAACGTGGACGTCTTTGAAATAACGCTGTTAATGAGTGAGCCGCCGTTTTCCACACAGACTTAACTTTTTTGACTGCATTTTGTCCGTAGGACGGTCGTACCTCACAGACGCGGTGTGGTGGGGAGGCACACTGTCCAGTGAGTATAGCGCCATCTATGGACTCTGGAGGCgctcagttaaccctttgacacctggcaAACGGGctttatgtctttcaaaaacatgggaggaagatGAGCAGCgacagaagaaattacccaaaacttTTGGGTAatagtaagaaaaaaattgtaagaaattagtacaaaaaaaaaaacaagaaaattaccttaaaattcgtaataaataaacaaactaacaataaaaaaagagagagaaaaaagaaaatgaccatgGAAGAGCTCTTAAAATCTCTAATAAatctttaatataattttaaatatgaaattatgaaaatcagaaatgtatacatttaaaattatggtcGTTTTTAAGGGCATAATTTGctgtggtgttttattttggatgaagggaaattatttttgacgctttgagaaaattggcttgattgatttcagaaacataaaaataaggcaatgagcagcaaaagaagaaattacccaaaaattagcaagaaattagttaaagtaaaaaaaaagtttctaaatctacagatttcttgtaatttgtaaaacatttcatacCTTGTTGATCATTTcatatcaagttgctcattgcctttgccCCATGTtcgaaccaatttgctcaggattcaaaggctGAAATGCTTATGAAAGGCACCTTAAAGGCGAAAagctcaaggtttcaaagggttaatgttggaAGTCACATTCTGAGATTGGTGCAATATCCTTTAGGCCTGCTCACATTCAATTTTTTCACCCGAGTAATATGTAGATAATATTTTGAACACATCTATTTATGAATCTCAACAGTGATTGTTGGTCAAATTGGGAATTTCCTGGCGTACAATGTGGCCCCCGCTGTGATAGTTACTCCACTGGGAGCCCTTGGAGTGTTATTTGGGTAAGTCTAAAagataattaatgtttttttctttttccttaaagggacagttcccctgaaaatgacaaaaaatctagactgataaatagaaTAACagataagagggaaaatatgtatttttgatttggggttaACTGTTCTTTTAAACGTTTAGcttgatatttattattcagTGTATATAGCAACGTATTGTAGAGCAACAAGAGTTTACATCAGTCAATTATACACTaagaacaaccaaaaaatgtccttgtgTCTGAGTTGTAGCACACGGTTGCTGATCAGGCAGGTTTGTTTCCTCAAGCACTGTAAAGTTGTGTATAATTATTGATCttttttgctgcctttttaaatataaattaagtcTGTGTGCATCTCTAAAGCCTACATAAATTTATTTGATCTCATCATGTCTCTTTATCTTTTTCAGGGTGTCTgtaggtccttaaaaagtcttacagATAATacagttttacaaatattaggccttaaacttaacttaaaccttaaatttaacttttaaattgttattgccacaaacattttatctaatgTCATGTATTGATCTATTAATTTCATTCGGCCATAATGAGTCAAGCTGTTCTGTGTGAAAGTCcatatttctgatgttacaaatgtTAAATCTACTAACGAACTTAATTCTGTGTTTTCCGATATATTTGCACTTAGTTGTTGGAAAATTGTAGATGAACCAAACTAACTGTTATAaccatgtttttatatgaaactTACCTCTGCACAGGAACACAGATATCTGACTTTATACTTGCCTGGAAggatagaaaagaaaaaaatgtgattagtCCAAAATCTGTCTTAAATTAGGTTCAAatgtaaaagtattaaatgtaAGAGTTCGATACCTGCAGACattctgtttttacatctaCCAATCCTCCACGGTGCAAAGTCAAGTTTTAAACctcttacactgtaaaatcctCTCAGGACTCTCCTAATTTCATGTGTATCTCactaaaagttattttttttgtgtgtgttgcagggcTGTGCTGGCTTCGTGGATCTTGAAGGAGCATTTAAACGTCCTGGGAAAACTCGGCTGTGTGTTATGTTGCTGCGGCTCCGTCGTGCTCATCATTCATGCCCCTAAAGCCGAGGCCGTAACGTCAAGACTGGAGTTAGAGGAGAGGCTGTCGGACCCGGGTGcggagtgtttgttttttttcctttgttttactCTAGTAATTGATCGATGTATCCTCCtactgatttaaccctttgaaacctgagaaaattggcttgatttctttcaaaaacagggaaggaaggcaataagcaacaaaggaagaaatgaaacaaaaaacataaattagcaaaaagaacaagaaaaaaaaaactaaaaattagtttaaaaattaacataaataaataaataaataaataaataggaaataACCTGACAGCGCAGACCTCCGCCTGCAGCGGGGATCTCTGACACAGCGCGGATCTCCGCGACATAGTTAGTGGTGGAAAATGACTCCTGCAgactactttgtttttgtttcaggtttagtcagactCTGGATGGAATAATTTCGAAACACGATCATGCTGAGCTCTCATCagattaccaggggcagatgtagtgattgcacattgccttattttcaacctttctctaaTTGGGGATGTTGGCAGCCTGCTGGCAGCTATAGAAGAAGTAGGccttattaaaaacattttttgcctaGTAAAATGATCAATAGTACAGCAGCACCTCTTTTGTGGATAATTTCTTactcaaaaaaactaaaaatgtgtttattttaaattttaaaaaattaaattaaataataataaaggaacaacataacataattttatctgtgtaattatgagaattagtattatagtttttatctagcttttttcttttctttttttttctttagccattcccctgtaatttttttctcaaataattttctaaatttaaatgtttaaatacttgtgaaatgagtttaaaagcagcaaaagaaaagtgatgttgctccaggtttcatgGGGTTTAGGTTAGTACATTTTCTAACTATTATATGCTTTTTAACATATACAAAGTAATGGCATGTCCTGTTTcatgctgcagtgtttgtagTGTACGCCCTCTTGGTGGTCCTGCTGCTGGTCATACTGATCGTGTGGGTTGCTCCGGCTCATGGCACATCGAACATCATGGTGTACGTCGCTATATGTTCCCTCCTCGGAAGCTTCACCGTTCCAAGCAGCAAAGGACTCGGTCTCGCTGCACAAGACGTCTTTGGAGACGGACAGTCGAGCAGCCGAGCTCTGGCTGTCTTTCTGGGCTTGCTGGGGACGCTGGCCGTCAGCATCCTGATCCAGTTCTTCTTCATCAATAAGGCCTTGGAGTGTTTCAGCTCCAACGTGTTTGAGGCCATATACTATGTGACGTTCACATCCTCCGTGATTCTGGCTTCTGCGCTTCTCTTCAAGGAGTGGACTGCGCTGACGATGACGGACAGCCTCGCCATGCTTTGTGGTCTGACGACAGTGTGTGTCGGGGTCGTTTTACTCCGAATTTCCCAAGAGGCCTTGATTACCTGGAAGAAGAAGACAGACTGAAATGCCTTTACCTTTACGTGACCTCAGTGCCATACTGCATTCCTTATAGCACAAAGTCTATACTTGATTTGAGTGTTACTTGAGTTTAAATGACTAAACAGTGTATTTATAACTACTTTCATTCAACATTTTACTTGAATCGCCTCACGGGTTCTTATGGAACAGTCTGCAGTTACTGTGTAACCCACAAATATGTTTCAACAGTTTCATTAACACTCATGAACTTGCAAACCATTATCGTTCCCAcgttgtcaaataccaacactttCTCACAGCCGTCGGCGGCTGGTATTAACACGTAAAGACACCCTCTAAACCCAAACGCAGTAATATTAGAAGCTCAGAACGCCTGATGTAGTTCTTAGTTTTTAGTCTTATTACTTGTGCTGAGCCCCAGAGAGCAAAACTACGTTGCAGCACCCAACAGTGAAAACTCCCATCGAATCGCAGCACAAATCCATcatttttccatctcttttAAGGCATTAATAATTGGATAACCTCTCCGAAGCAGATAAAAAAGATAAGTGAAGAAACTACAAGTTTTGGGCGCTTATGATACGAGGTCGACAGATAATCGGCCCGGACGATTACTGGGACCAATGTATTTTGCCGAtcatctgtttctttcttttattataaggattgctgataaaaatgaattcattaaaaagagcaaagaaagtCAGTTTTaccatgggaggaacttttactttgtgaaatctcagggagctatttttatttattcattttttatttacatttcacaagactataaataaaagttgctgcgaatttgctgtatatgatgttggacgtttcagttttgattaaacattttctaaagacatttaaacaaagttttgtgtttcagtttgtttttttccaaattctaaatactgacagagaaatcataatttattttgtaaatgcatgtcgGTTGCAattatcagttatcggtctcattatcTACTAAAAATATACACTTTTGCCTCCAGGTGGATGTTTCTTCAAGGTAATGACGTCACGTGAAAACTAAGTAAAAGCAGGGAGGAGGTCAGGGTGGAGgggttaaacaaacacaggactttcaccaaggagactgctgtttgtgtcccgtgtgtgTCAACATGATTtaaacccaaaccatgatcttttctaTGCCTGACCAAGTACTTTTGTCGCCTAAACCTACACCAACATTTCCTGtaaacaagtttattttgagAAGACACTACATGCATGCATGATACTAGAAAATAGTACCTAAAGTGTTATATTTTGAAGCATAAGGCCATTTGACGAGTCGGGAGTGACAAAAATACGTTGTGACTTTGATCATCATGAGACTGTCTCTTCACCTCTCATCGCTTCTAAAAAGCACATTCAAACTTGGCCTGGGGAATTTGTCAacttacttttttcttaaattcaaatatttgtaGAGTGACGTACAAAACATAGGTAGCTAATAATTCTGTTTACTTTCATAAAGGCCGGGCCCTCAAGGTTTTA
Proteins encoded in this region:
- the LOC121941110 gene encoding magnesium transporter NIPA1-like, with product MAAEPDPRSISLPVFGIVIAVVSSFINGSTFVLQKKGILRSRDRGRSYLTDAVWWGGTLSMIVGQIGNFLAYNVAPAVIVTPLGALGVLFGAVLASWILKEHLNVLGKLGCVLCCCGSVVLIIHAPKAEAVTSRLELEERLSDPVFVVYALLVVLLLVILIVWVAPAHGTSNIMVYVAICSLLGSFTVPSSKGLGLAAQDVFGDGQSSSRALAVFLGLLGTLAVSILIQFFFINKALECFSSNVFEAIYYVTFTSSVILASALLFKEWTALTMTDSLAMLCGLTTVCVGVVLLRISQEALITWKKKTD